A genome region from Nocardia sp. NBC_00565 includes the following:
- a CDS encoding oxygenase MpaB family protein, which yields MTSPLGKPASTFDVEQYIDGIAAFFGGTANVILQLSTLPVGYGVLESTVDSGKVMLHPFKRLRTTVTYLSVAMLGTDDERTAYRDAVNESHRSVKSSAASPVKYNAFDPKLQLWVAACLYWGARDIYERMHGPMNETDATAFYYYGARLGTTLQMRPEAWPADPAAFDAYWAEHLAKTTIDPPIRDYFNDLIDLKMLPLPARWPFARFHRFVVTGLLPAHVRDQMGMTWSAREDRILAGLLHALGSVTARMPKQARMFPINAYLWDLRVRRRLGLRLV from the coding sequence ATGACCAGTCCGCTCGGAAAACCCGCGTCCACCTTCGATGTCGAGCAGTACATCGACGGCATCGCGGCATTCTTCGGCGGCACGGCGAATGTCATCCTGCAGCTCAGCACGTTGCCGGTCGGCTATGGCGTCCTGGAGAGCACCGTCGACAGCGGCAAGGTCATGCTGCATCCGTTCAAACGGCTGCGCACCACCGTCACCTACCTCTCGGTCGCCATGCTCGGTACCGACGACGAGCGTACGGCCTATCGCGACGCCGTCAACGAATCGCACCGCTCGGTGAAGTCGAGCGCGGCGAGTCCGGTGAAGTACAACGCCTTCGACCCGAAACTGCAGCTCTGGGTGGCCGCCTGCCTGTATTGGGGCGCGCGCGATATCTACGAGCGCATGCACGGCCCGATGAACGAGACCGACGCTACGGCCTTCTATTACTACGGCGCTCGCCTGGGCACGACACTGCAGATGCGCCCGGAGGCGTGGCCCGCCGACCCCGCCGCTTTCGACGCGTACTGGGCCGAGCACTTGGCGAAGACCACCATCGATCCCCCGATCCGCGACTACTTCAACGACCTCATCGATCTGAAGATGCTCCCGCTCCCCGCCCGCTGGCCCTTCGCCCGATTCCACCGCTTCGTGGTCACCGGCCTGCTGCCCGCGCACGTACGCGACCAGATGGGCATGACCTGGAGCGCGCGCGAGGATCGGATACTCGCCGGACTCCTGCACGCGCTGGGTTCGGTGACGGCGCGAATGCCGAAGCAGGCCAGGATGTTTCCGATCAACGCCTACCTGTGGGACCTGCGCGTCCGGCGGCGGCTCGGTCTGCGCCTGGTCTGA
- a CDS encoding acyl-CoA synthetase, producing the protein MSFGPPLLLRSLNPLAVAAGADIPDAVTIDGTTLSRSDLLGAATSVAERIARADRVAVLARPTVTTVLAVVGCLIAGVTVVPVPPDSGTAELAHILTDSGAQAWLGEAPEGSTLPVVPVRVHARSWHTYPEPDSAAPAFVLYTSGTTGLPKGVVLNRGAVAAGLDALADAWAWTANDVLVHGLPLFHVHGLILGVLGPLRVGSPLIHTGKPTPQAYAQARGTLYFGVPTVWSRVVEDPDAARRLADARLLVSGSAPLPVPVFERLRELTGHAPIERYGMSETMITLSTRADGERRPGWVGTPVVGVRTRLRDEAGADVPHDGESIGGLQVRGPMLFDGYYNRAAATAECWTDDGWFKTGDVAAIDADGYHRIVGRESVDLIKSGGYRIGAGEVETVLLGHPDVAEAAVVGLPDADLGQRVVAFVVLRGAAPDSIEKSLIEQVAEQLSVHKRPREVRVVDSLPRNAMGKVQKKLLG; encoded by the coding sequence ATGTCGTTCGGTCCGCCGCTGCTGCTTCGTTCGCTCAACCCGCTCGCCGTCGCCGCCGGGGCGGATATTCCCGATGCCGTCACCATCGATGGGACAACCTTGTCGCGCAGCGATCTGCTCGGCGCGGCCACATCGGTGGCCGAGCGGATCGCGCGCGCGGATCGGGTGGCGGTGTTGGCCCGGCCGACGGTGACCACGGTGCTCGCGGTGGTCGGCTGCCTCATCGCGGGTGTGACGGTGGTGCCGGTGCCGCCGGACTCCGGGACCGCCGAGCTGGCGCATATCCTCACCGATTCGGGTGCTCAGGCGTGGCTCGGCGAAGCGCCCGAGGGTTCGACGCTGCCGGTGGTGCCGGTGCGTGTGCATGCCCGCTCCTGGCACACCTATCCCGAACCCGACTCGGCCGCACCGGCATTCGTGCTCTACACGTCAGGGACCACCGGTTTGCCAAAGGGCGTCGTGCTCAATCGCGGCGCCGTCGCGGCCGGGTTGGACGCGCTCGCCGATGCGTGGGCTTGGACGGCGAATGACGTTCTCGTGCATGGACTCCCGCTGTTTCATGTGCACGGTCTGATCCTCGGCGTATTGGGTCCGCTGCGGGTGGGCAGTCCACTGATCCACACCGGGAAGCCGACGCCGCAGGCGTATGCGCAGGCCCGCGGCACGCTCTATTTCGGGGTGCCGACGGTGTGGTCGCGCGTCGTCGAAGATCCCGATGCGGCAAGACGATTGGCCGATGCGCGGCTGCTCGTCTCGGGCAGTGCACCGCTGCCGGTGCCGGTCTTCGAGCGGCTGCGCGAACTCACCGGCCACGCGCCGATCGAGCGCTACGGCATGAGCGAAACAATGATCACGCTCTCCACTCGTGCCGATGGGGAACGCCGCCCCGGGTGGGTCGGCACTCCTGTTGTGGGCGTGCGGACTCGGCTGCGCGATGAGGCGGGCGCGGACGTCCCGCATGATGGCGAGAGCATCGGCGGCTTGCAGGTCCGCGGTCCGATGCTGTTCGACGGGTATTACAACCGGGCGGCGGCGACCGCCGAATGCTGGACCGATGACGGCTGGTTCAAGACCGGCGATGTCGCGGCCATCGACGCCGACGGCTACCATCGCATCGTCGGCCGGGAGTCGGTCGATCTCATCAAGTCCGGTGGCTATCGCATCGGCGCGGGCGAGGTCGAGACCGTACTGCTCGGACATCCCGATGTCGCGGAGGCCGCGGTGGTCGGCCTGCCCGACGCCGACCTGGGGCAGCGCGTCGTCGCGTTCGTCGTACTGCGCGGCGCCGCACCGGATTCCATCGAGAAGAGCCTCATCGAGCAGGTGGCCGAACAACTTTCGGTACACAAGCGCCCGCGCGAGGTCCGGGTGGTGGATTCGCTGCCCCGCAATGCCATGGGCAAGGTGCAGAAGAAACTCCTCGGCTGA
- a CDS encoding proline dehydrogenase family protein, which yields MNPLRPVILAASASPRMKRVLTGTPITAEIVRRFVAGEGRDELIPVVRELLASRRLISVDFLGENTTDRAQADATVTEYLSLINDLAALNGATGAAARTEVSVKLSALGQALAPDGPAIATENLRILCTEAVRAGVWVTVDAEDHTTTDATLATIRELRAEFPWLGAVLQAYLHRTEADCRELSGPDSRIRLCKGAYREPHTVAYQRSAEVTDSYLRCLEILMGGDGYPMVATHDPVLILAAEQLAAETGRGPDYFEHQMLYGIRDVEQLRLAASNTMRVYVPYGSQWYGYLTRRLAERPANLTFFLRALVSKS from the coding sequence ATGAACCCGCTGCGGCCGGTCATCCTCGCGGCGTCGGCCTCACCCCGGATGAAGCGGGTGCTCACCGGAACGCCGATCACGGCGGAGATCGTGCGGCGCTTCGTGGCAGGGGAGGGCCGCGACGAGTTGATCCCGGTGGTGCGCGAGCTGCTGGCGAGCCGTCGGCTGATCAGCGTCGACTTCCTCGGCGAGAACACCACCGACCGCGCCCAAGCCGATGCCACGGTCACCGAATACCTTTCGCTCATCAACGATTTGGCGGCGTTGAACGGTGCGACCGGTGCGGCGGCGCGTACCGAGGTGTCGGTGAAATTGTCCGCGCTCGGGCAGGCACTGGCCCCGGACGGTCCCGCGATCGCCACCGAGAACCTGCGCATCCTGTGCACCGAGGCGGTTCGGGCCGGGGTGTGGGTCACGGTCGACGCCGAGGACCACACCACCACCGATGCCACCCTCGCCACGATTCGCGAGTTGCGGGCCGAATTCCCTTGGCTGGGTGCGGTATTGCAGGCGTATCTACATCGCACCGAGGCGGACTGTCGGGAGCTGTCCGGCCCGGATTCCCGAATTCGCCTGTGCAAGGGCGCCTATCGGGAACCGCATACCGTCGCCTACCAGCGCTCCGCCGAGGTTACCGACTCCTACCTGCGCTGTCTGGAGATCCTGATGGGCGGCGACGGCTACCCGATGGTGGCCACCCACGATCCGGTGCTCATCCTCGCCGCCGAGCAGTTGGCCGCCGAAACCGGCCGTGGCCCAGACTATTTCGAGCATCAGATGCTCTACGGTATTCGCGACGTCGAGCAGCTGCGGCTGGCCGCGAGCAACACCATGCGGGTGTATGTGCCCTATGGCAGCCAGTGGTACGGCTATCTGACACGCCGCCTCGCCGAACGCCCGGCCAACCTCACGTTCTTCCTGCGCGCGCTGGTCAGCAAGTCCTGA